Genomic window (Bacillota bacterium):
CCCCCACCGCCCCACAGGCATTGTCCGCACCACCCGCCACGACCGGCGTCCCGACCGGTAGGCCCGTCTCCTCGGCGGCCTGCTGCGTGAGCCGGCCAGCCACGTCGACCGACCGAAGCACCGGCGGAAGCTGCCCCGGGTGCAGCCCCACCACGTCGAGCACTTCCTGGGACCACCGCCCCTGCTCGACGTCGAACACGGCCGAACCGGCCGCGTCCGACGCCTCCGTGGCCAGCTCCCCGGTCAGCCGGTAGCGCACGTAATCCTTGGGCAGCAAAACCGACGCCACCCGCTCGAAGTTGGCGGGCTCGTTTCGCCGCACCCACAGCACCTTGGGCGCCGTGAAGCCCTCCATGGCCGGGCTTCCGGCAATCGCAATCATCCGCTCCCGCCCCACGGCCTCGTTGATGGCGCGCACCTCGTCGGCCGTCCGCACGTCGCACCACAGAAGAGGCCGGCGGATCACCTGGCCGCTTTTGTCCAGGAAGACCGAACCGTGCATCTGCCCGGAAAAGCTGATGCTGACAACCTCGTCTCCCCGGATACCCGCCTCGGCCACAACCTTTCGGATGCCGCTCACGGTGGCGCGGTACCACTCCTCCGGCTCCTGTTCGGCCCAACCCGGCCTCGGCGCCAGAAGCGGGTACTCGTCGAAGGCCCTGGCCGCGACCCGCCCCTGCTCGTCGACGAGCAGCGTCTTGGCTCCCGTCGTCCCAACGTCAACCCCGATCAGGTACCGAGCCATTCCTCGGCAATGGCTCCTTTCTTGTGCGTCTTCGCGCTACGAGGGCAGTTCTCCGACGACCAACGTGTTTCATCCGACCGGCCTCGGCAGCGGCTCCAGCTTTTCCGGGTGGGGCGCCCGCACCCGGACAAGGTAGCGCTCGATCCAGCCCCGCGCCGTGTCGGGATGCTCGGCGGCCCAGACGATGGCCTCGTGGTCGAGCTCGTTGATGCGGTCGACCGCCGCGCTGAGGGCTTCGATGGAGATGCGGACAGCCTGTTCGGGCGCCATCCGCTCCGGGTTGAGGTCCAGCCCGAAATGCTCCTGATAGCCGTGCATCTTCAGGGCGTAGAGGGCAGATTCGAGCTGCTCGGGTGCCACCGTCCCCACCGGCAGGTCCAGGTCGTAGCCGCCCAGCGGCTGGGCGTTCCAGTGCGTGTGGGCGAGCCGCCCTTCTTCCAGGGCTAGGCTGAAGCTGTACGCCAGGTCTTCGTACGCCATCATCATGTGGCCAACTTCAGGGTTGAGGCATACCAGCGCGTACCCTTCATCAAGAAGCCGCCGGTTTTCAGGGTGACGGAGCTTCGATTCGACCTGGTGGGCGAGCAAAAGCCCCTCAGCCGTGGTGCCGAACAGGATGCGGCCCCTCGGTTCGTAGGGCTTGGGCTCGAAGGCAATGCGTACCCCGGGCACCGTGTCCATGGCCTCGGCCAGGCCGTCCACGAACCGCCGGCGAGCATCGGCCAAATTGGCGCCGAAGGGCTGCTCGAATCCGTCGATGCCGGGCCATACGACGGCGAAGTCGGTGCCCAGTTCTTTGTTGAGCTGCAGCGTGCGGACGGTCCGGTCGAGGGCCTTCTTCCGTGCCTGGGGAAGCGGGGATGAAAGCGACCCGAACTCGAAGTCGGGGTCCCAGAAGAGCAGCGGCACCACGGTGAGAATGCGAATCCCACTTTCCTTTGAGAAATGCTTCCAGACGTCAAGGTTTTCCTCGTTGATTTCGTTTGGATAATGCGCCTCGACCCCTACAACCCCCAGGGATGCCAGGCCGGCGATGCGATCGAGGCGCTCCTCGATGGAGGTGACGGGCTGATAGCGGTCGTGGAACCGGCTGGCGGCCGGGGAGAAGTACCAGACCCCCACCGAGAACCGGGGCTTCAGCTGAAAGCTCTTCAGGAACGTCACGAGATCGTCGCCCTGCCGCAACGTTGCCTGGCCGCGAAGGTCTTTGAGCGTCATCACGAGTCCTCCTCTTCGCTTGTCGGATGCCCGTTTTTCCCTAATACCTAATAGCCGGGTCCTTGGGCCCTGCACCCCTCACCGTACTTCGACCTGGCTTGAGAAGACCTTTTCGTTCACGGCAGTAGTCTGACCACTTATGATGAACCGCCCCCTCAACCGGATGTCTTCGGACGACGCACCCACCAGCACCTCGATTTCGCCGGGCTCCACGATGTAGTTCATCTCTCGGTCATAAAACGCCATCTGGCGGACATCCACCGAGAAGCTCACCGCCTTGGTCTCGCCCGGTTGGAGCGTGATACGCTTGAACCCTTTCAACTCCTTCACAGGGCGCGTTACGCTGGCGACGATATCGTGCAGGTAGAGCTGGACGACCTCGTCCCCGGCCCGCTGGCCGGTGTTCGTAACCTCGAAGGAGACAGTGACCGTGCCCGTGGGCGGCACCGTTTCCGGAGTGATGCTGAGGTTGGCGTATGCGAAGGTCGTGTAGCTCAGTCCGTGGCCGAACGGGAACAGCGGCCCTGCCTTCAGATCAACGTAGTCTCCCAGCACCTGGGACCGCCCCGCCTGATGGCTTATGGTTGTAAAACAACGGAACCTGCCCGATGCTGCGCGGCACGGTGATGGGCAACCGGCCGCCTGGGCTCACATCGCCGAAAAGCGCGTCGGCTACCGCGCTGCCACCCTCCTCGCCGGGGATCCAGGCTTCTAAGATGGCCGGAACATGCTCAGCCAGCCACGAGATGGAAAGCGGACGCCCATTGATGAGCACCACCACGGTAGGTGTACCTGTGGACAAGACGGCTCTGACCAGTTCCTCCTGCACCCCCGGAAGCCCGAGAAACGCACGGTCTCGGAATTCTCCGCAAGTGCAGTCCGGGGTAAGCCCGGACTTCTCGCCCACGACCACTACCGCCACCTCCGCCTTCCGGGCGGCCTCTACGGCTTCGGCGAATCCTTCGGTGGACTCGCCGGTGACGTCACAGCCCTTGGCATAGAGAACCCGCGTTCGTGGCCCGACTTTGGCCTTGATGCCATCCAGTACGCTGACGAAACGCGTGAAGTGCCTGGCGTACATGATGGACTCCGCCTCCATTGGATCGGCGCCAGCCGGTGGCTGCGGCAGCGGAAACGGAGCCTGCCCCGGTATTATCCGCCCCATCAAGTTAAACACCTCGATGTGCGCGGGGTAGTGGTAATCCCCGTTGAGGTTGCGCAGGCTATGCGCTGAGGGGCCGATAACGGCGATGGATGAGAGCTCCTTGCTGAGAGGGAGTAGCGCCCCGTCGTTCTTGAGCAACACCACCGATTGCTGCGCGATCCGCCGGGCCAGTGCGCGATCCTCGGCCGTGTCGAAGGACGTTGTGGCCCTCTCTTCGTCAACGTATGGGTTCTCGAAGAGTCCAAGGATGAACTTCAAACGTACCACACGGCGCACGGCCTCGTCCACGACGGCCATCTTGACCCTGCCAGTGGCAACGGCCTCGCGAAGCGCCTTCCCATAGCAGTCCGTGGTCGGCAGTTCAACGTCGATCCCGGCCTGCAGCGCTTGGGCTGCAGCTTCAGCCTTGTCGGTGGCCGTACGATGGTAGCTGACCAGGGTCTCAACGGCTGTGTAGTCGGAGACCACGATTCCGCTGAACCCCCATTGGCCGCGCAGTAGCTCGGTCAACAGTTCGCGGCTGGCGGCAGCAGGCACCCCGTCAAGCTCGTGATACCCGTTCATGATGGAGGCCAACCCGGCGCGCCGGATAGCTGCCTCGAACGGCACCAAGTAAATCTCGCGGAATTCCCGCGCGCCAACGTGGGCGGGGGCCCAGTTCATGCCGCCTTCTGGCACGCCGTAGGCTGCAAAGTGCTTACCGGTAGCAATGACGCCTTCTTTCAGGTCATCCCCCTGCAGTCCGCGGATGTACGCAACTCCCATCTGGCTCACCAGGTAGGGATCCTCTCCGAACGTCTCCTCCACGCGACCCCAACGCGGATCCCGCGCCACGTCCAGCAAAGGTGCCAGGCCTTGGTGGGCGCCGACGGCCCTCATCTGCCGGCGAATGGCCGCCGCCATCATCTCCGCGAGTTCTGGCTGCCACGTGCTGGCCAAGCCGATGATTTGCGGAAACACCGTAGCACCGCGTGCCATAAAGCCGGCGCAGCACTCCTCGTGGACGATGGCCGGAATGCCCAGCCGAGTCCTTTCAACCAGATACTTCTGGATCGTATTGGTGAGCTTGGCGATGGTACGCGCGTCACCGTCGCTCGCTCCCGCGACGCGCGTGATCTGCCCGATGCCCTTGCCCAGCCTGCTAGCGGCCTGCTCCTCGCTGACCGCTCCCCCGGGGGCGATTTCGAACACCCAGGCGCTGCCGAGCTGGGCCACTTTCTCGTCGAGCGTCATGCGCGCTAGCAAGTCTTCGACGCGAGCCTCGATGGGCTGGCTGGGGTCCTTATATAACGCATCTTTAGGCACGGGCCCGGCCATCTGCGATGCCTCCTTCAACGCGTCTTTCGAGCGGGGCGCCGGACAGTCCCCGGCACACTCCCTCCAACCCGAGGCGACCTGCACGGGGAGGCGCCACACACCACCGGTGAGGAAATCGCCTTGCGTGCGCAGACCGGTGTAAGGAGTCGCCCCCTCACTCATCCAGCACGACTCTGAGCGTGGCGCCTTCCCTCGGCAGCCTTACGGCCACCGTCTCGCGCCGACCGCCGGCGCTCACCTCCACTTCGTAATCACCCAGGAAGCCCCTGGTAGCAAACGTACCGTTCGCGTCGGTCGTACCGGCTTCGTTGGTCCACCACTGGCCGAAGACCAGATCCAACCACGCCCGGCCCGAACGCTTCAGGGTCCAGTCCCGGCGATACAGCGGCGCGTTCTGTTTCCAGTGGGCGCCGTCCCAGAAACCCCACATGAGGATTCCTTCCACGGCAGGGTGGCTGAAGACTGCGGTGAAGAAATCCCGTAGATACGCCGCCTGCAGCTCCTCGTCCTCAATGTCGACATCGAATTCCGTGATCCAGATTGGCTTGTCAAAGACGGCGAAGCGGTCCAGGATCTCGAGGAGCCGTTCGGGAGGCGTGAGATCGGAGTCGAAATGGCCTTGCATGCCGATGGCGTCGAGCGGTGCACCTTGTTCCAGCAGGTAGCGGATAGTGGCGAAGTACGCGTCCTGGTGCTTTCGGTCCAGCCCCCCGCTGCTCAAAATCCCGTAATCGTTGATGAAGAGTTGGGCCCCGGGGTCCGCCTCCCTTGCTGCCTTGAACCATTCGACCATAGCCTCGTCACCGAGGATCTTCATGAGGTCGCGGTTGCTATACGGCTCATTCAGCACGTCCCAGGCAATCACGCGGCCTCTGAGAGCACCGGCCTCCTCCCGGATGTGTTCGAGCACGGCCTCGTGCAAGGCCGCCGGATCATCCTCCAGAAAGCGAACCCAGGCCGGCAGGTACTGCCACCCAGGCCACACAAGGGTGTGGCCACGCAACGGGATATCGTGCTCCTCCAGCCACGCCAAGGCGGCCAGACCTTTCGACCGGCCCCAGTTCTCCCAGTACGGCCATTTAAATGCGTTTTCGAAGACCGCTACGTTGAAGTGCTTCAGGATAGCCTCTCGATACTCTTCCCCCGCGGGGCTTGTCAGGAGTGACGCGCTTACGGCCGTGCCGAACGGGAAAGCGTGGCGCTTCATATGAACACCCACGGTGGCTCCGCGCACCGGCTGCCCGTTCAGGTCGACGACGACCACGCGGAGTTCGGCTTTCCGGATGCGCTCGATACGGGCCTCTGCTGCTTGACGCCAGGCTACGTCGCTCTCCCCGCCCACATACGGAGGGATACAAGCCGCGGGTGCGCTGGCCGCGAGCACCTCCTGGGTTGTGCTCGCCAGGAGCAGTGCGAGGGTAGCCACTGTCAGGGCGGTTAGCAGGACTCTCACCGAGAGAAGCCCTCCTTCCACACACGACCACCTAGCCTTTCGTAGCGCCAGCCGTTAGCCCTTCAATGATACGGCTGGCCCCTACAATGAAGGCCATCAAGAGCGGAAGCACACTAATGGCTGTTCCAAGCATCAACGCACCCCAGTCGGTCGAGGTCATCCCTTGCAGTGACCGTAGGGCAACTGGCAGCGTATACGAGTCCCTGGTTCGCATCACGATGAGGGCTCCCATGAAGTTGTTCCACGAACCCACGAATGTGATGATGGAGAGCGTCCCAAGGGCCGGTTTGATCAGCGGAACGATGATTCGCCAGAAGATCCGGAACTCCGTACACCCGTCGATACGAGCCGCGTCCAGCAGATCCTTAGGGATAGCGCTTGCAATGTACTGACGCATGAGGAAGATTCCGAAGGCGGAGGCCATCCCCGGAACGTACAGGGCCCTGGGATGGTTGAGCCATCCGAGCCACTTCATGATGAGGTAGTACGGAATGATGCCCAAAAGCGGCGGGATCATCAGCGTTGCCAGGAGAATGGCAAACAGCTTCTCCTTGTACCGGAAGTCGTACATCGCGAAGCCGAAGCCTCCGAGGCTACAGAAAAAGAGTGTCGCCACGGTGGCCATCCCTGCAGTGTAGAAACTATTCCAGAAGTTGCGCCAGAACGGTACCGCCTCCAGAAGCCGCTGATAGTTGCCCGGCGCTTTGTCACTCAGAAGGAGGGGTGGCGGATAGCTGAAGATCGTGGAGCGGTCGTGAGTTGCGAGGACGAACATCCAGTAAAAGGGGAAGAGGGTGAGAAACGCCATTACCCCTAGCAGCACGTACAGTATCGCTTTTTTCACCCAATGGCTGCCACTTACACGTCGCATGCACGGCCTCTACCCTTCACGGCGCTGCAGGCTCTCACGACCGAAGATTCGGAAATTCATCCATGTGAAAAGCCCGATCACGATGAAAAGGGCCCATGATATCGCCGCTGCGGAACCCATGTACATCCACTCAAAACCCGTTCGATAGAGATATAGCGCGGTGGTCAAGCCAGCCTGAGAGGTTCCCCCGCCGGTGCCCGTCATGATGAACGGCTCATCGAAGAGCTGCATGTTTCCGATGATCGTCAACGTAACGGCAAACAGCATGATCGGCCGTAAGAGCGGGAGCGTGATCCATCGAAACTGCTGCCCGGTACCGGCACCGTCAACCATCGCGGCTTCATACAATTCCTTCGGAATGGTCTGAAGCCCCGTGAGATAAAGAACCGTGTTCCATCCAAACCACCGCCATACAACCAGGACCGCAATGGCAGGCTTGATGTAGTGCGCCGACCCGAGCCAGTTGATGGGCAACTCGACCTGCAGTACGTCGAATGGCCACCCAAACAGCCGCGTCCGGGCGAGGTATCCGATTACCGCGTTTAGGACGCCGTATTGTGTGCCGTAAATGGTCGAGAAGATCATCGCCACTGCGACAGTGGAGGTGATGT
Coding sequences:
- a CDS encoding FGGY family carbohydrate kinase translates to MARYLIGVDVGTTGAKTLLVDEQGRVAARAFDEYPLLAPRPGWAEQEPEEWYRATVSGIRKVVAEAGIRGDEVVSISFSGQMHGSVFLDKSGQVIRRPLLWCDVRTADEVRAINEAVGRERMIAIAGSPAMEGFTAPKVLWVRRNEPANFERVASVLLPKDYVRYRLTGELATEASDAAGSAVFDVEQGRWSQEVLDVVGLHPGQLPPVLRSVDVAGRLTQQAAEETGLPVGTPVVAGGADNACGAVG
- a CDS encoding TIM barrel protein, encoding MTLKDLRGQATLRQGDDLVTFLKSFQLKPRFSVGVWYFSPAASRFHDRYQPVTSIEERLDRIAGLASLGVVGVEAHYPNEINEENLDVWKHFSKESGIRILTVVPLLFWDPDFEFGSLSSPLPQARKKALDRTVRTLQLNKELGTDFAVVWPGIDGFEQPFGANLADARRRFVDGLAEAMDTVPGVRIAFEPKPYEPRGRILFGTTAEGLLLAHQVESKLRHPENRRLLDEGYALVCLNPEVGHMMMAYEDLAYSFSLALEEGRLAHTHWNAQPLGGYDLDLPVGTVAPEQLESALYALKMHGYQEHFGLDLNPERMAPEQAVRISIEALSAAVDRINELDHEAIVWAAEHPDTARGWIERYLVRVRAPHPEKLEPLPRPVG
- a CDS encoding endo-1,4-beta-xylanase, producing the protein MRVLLTALTVATLALLLASTTQEVLAASAPAACIPPYVGGESDVAWRQAAEARIERIRKAELRVVVVDLNGQPVRGATVGVHMKRHAFPFGTAVSASLLTSPAGEEYREAILKHFNVAVFENAFKWPYWENWGRSKGLAALAWLEEHDIPLRGHTLVWPGWQYLPAWVRFLEDDPAALHEAVLEHIREEAGALRGRVIAWDVLNEPYSNRDLMKILGDEAMVEWFKAAREADPGAQLFINDYGILSSGGLDRKHQDAYFATIRYLLEQGAPLDAIGMQGHFDSDLTPPERLLEILDRFAVFDKPIWITEFDVDIEDEELQAAYLRDFFTAVFSHPAVEGILMWGFWDGAHWKQNAPLYRRDWTLKRSGRAWLDLVFGQWWTNEAGTTDANGTFATRGFLGDYEVEVSAGGRRETVAVRLPREGATLRVVLDE
- a CDS encoding carbohydrate ABC transporter permease, encoding MKKAILYVLLGVMAFLTLFPFYWMFVLATHDRSTIFSYPPPLLLSDKAPGNYQRLLEAVPFWRNFWNSFYTAGMATVATLFFCSLGGFGFAMYDFRYKEKLFAILLATLMIPPLLGIIPYYLIMKWLGWLNHPRALYVPGMASAFGIFLMRQYIASAIPKDLLDAARIDGCTEFRIFWRIIVPLIKPALGTLSIITFVGSWNNFMGALIVMRTRDSYTLPVALRSLQGMTSTDWGALMLGTAISVLPLLMAFIVGASRIIEGLTAGATKG
- a CDS encoding sugar ABC transporter permease — its product is MTVRYSTRSQEITAPRDLSTRWHVLQRRVAPYLFISPFYILFAVFGLFPLFFSLYLSFQSWNAVGGLGAIEWVGLENYVYLATDPWFWKSVWNTVVLLVISGLPQHLVAIPLAFALNAGLIRLKNLFTAAYFMPYITSTVAVAMIFSTIYGTQYGVLNAVIGYLARTRLFGWPFDVLQVELPINWLGSAHYIKPAIAVLVVWRWFGWNTVLYLTGLQTIPKELYEAAMVDGAGTGQQFRWITLPLLRPIMLFAVTLTIIGNMQLFDEPFIMTGTGGGTSQAGLTTALYLYRTGFEWMYMGSAAAISWALFIVIGLFTWMNFRIFGRESLQRREG